A stretch of the Candidatus Dormiibacterota bacterium genome encodes the following:
- a CDS encoding dienelactone hydrolase family protein, with translation MDKARVFAIAAALLALTSGVSAAVRTRDVEYRQGDTVLQGFFAWDDAAKGRRPGVLVVHEWWGHNEHARDQAKRLAQAGYVGFALDMYGKGKVATHPKDAEAFMTEATKDPAVLTARFNAALEQLKRDPHVDPDQIAAIGYCFGGGVVLGMARSGADLDAVVTFHGHLATKTPAGKGKIKARILVLTGADDPMIPPRQVEAFKSEMTAAGAKFEVISYPGAKHSFTNPRADKSGMDGLAYNADADAKSWAAMLDLFHQVFH, from the coding sequence ATGGACAAGGCACGGGTGTTCGCGATCGCGGCGGCGCTGCTCGCGCTGACGTCGGGTGTATCGGCCGCCGTCCGGACAAGGGATGTCGAGTACAGGCAGGGGGACACCGTCCTGCAGGGATTTTTCGCATGGGACGACGCCGCGAAGGGCAGGCGGCCCGGGGTGCTGGTCGTGCACGAGTGGTGGGGGCACAACGAGCACGCCCGCGACCAGGCGAAGCGTCTGGCGCAGGCGGGCTACGTCGGCTTCGCGCTCGACATGTACGGCAAGGGGAAGGTGGCCACGCATCCGAAGGACGCCGAAGCGTTCATGACCGAGGCGACGAAGGACCCCGCGGTCTTGACCGCCCGGTTCAACGCGGCGCTGGAACAGCTCAAGCGGGATCCTCACGTCGACCCGGATCAGATCGCCGCGATTGGATACTGCTTCGGGGGCGGGGTCGTTCTGGGCATGGCGCGCTCAGGCGCCGACCTCGACGCGGTCGTGACGTTCCACGGACATCTGGCGACGAAGACGCCGGCCGGGAAAGGGAAGATCAAGGCGCGCATCCTCGTCCTCACGGGCGCCGACGATCCGATGATCCCGCCCCGGCAGGTGGAGGCGTTCAAGAGCGAGATGACGGCCGCGGGGGCGAAGTTCGAGGTGATCAGCTATCCGGGGGCGAAGCACAGCTTCACCAACCCTCGGGCGGACAAGAGCGGGATGGACGGTCTGGCGTACAACGCGGACGCCGACGCGAAGTCCTGGGCCGCCATGCTGGATCTGTTCCATCAGGTCTTCCACTGA
- a CDS encoding carboxymuconolactone decarboxylase family protein: protein MVFHGVDVKKQFKRMRELAPESYRAFLEFDGKAFADGALPLKTKELIAIGIAHITQCPWCIDAHSRRARKAGASDAEIGEVIFVSMALAAGAAWSHGGLTLQCLDEHQQT from the coding sequence ATGGTGTTCCACGGCGTAGACGTGAAGAAACAGTTCAAGCGCATGCGGGAGCTGGCGCCCGAGTCCTACCGGGCGTTCCTCGAGTTCGACGGCAAGGCGTTCGCGGACGGCGCCTTGCCCCTCAAGACGAAGGAGCTGATCGCGATCGGTATCGCGCACATCACGCAGTGCCCGTGGTGCATCGACGCGCACTCCCGGCGCGCGCGCAAGGCCGGGGCGAGCGACGCCGAGATCGGCGAGGTGATCTTCGTGTCGATGGCCCTGGCGGCGGGGGCCGCCTGGAGCCACGGCGGCCTGACGCTCCAGTGCCTGGACGAGCATCAACAGACTTGA